In Streptomyces sp. NBC_01426, one genomic interval encodes:
- a CDS encoding acyl-CoA dehydrogenase family protein, whose amino-acid sequence MSRLAQTAGLTDDQRDILKTVREFVDKEIIPVATELEHRDEYPQQIVDGLKELGLFGLMIPEEYGGLGESLLTYALCVEEIARGWMSVSGIINTHFIVAYMLKQHGTQEQKDHFLPRMALGEVRGAFSMSEPGLGSDVSAITSKAVKDGDEYVLNGQKMWLTNGGTSTLVAVLVRSDEGHPEGTAPHKSMTTFLVEKEPGFGEVRPGLTIPGKIDKMGYKGVDTTELIMDGLRIPANRVLGGQTGRGFYQMMDGVEVGRVNVAARGCGVAQRAFELGVSYAQQRHTFGKAIAEHQAIQFKLAEMATKVEAAHAMMVNAARKKDSGERNDLEAGMAKYLASEYCKEVVEDAFRIHGGYGFSKEYEIERLYREAPMLLIGEGTAEIQKMIIGRRLLEEYRLQG is encoded by the coding sequence ATGAGCCGACTTGCCCAGACCGCCGGCCTGACGGACGACCAGAGGGACATCCTCAAGACCGTCCGGGAGTTCGTCGACAAGGAGATCATCCCGGTCGCGACCGAGCTGGAGCACCGCGACGAGTACCCGCAGCAGATCGTCGACGGTCTCAAGGAACTCGGCCTGTTCGGCCTGATGATCCCCGAGGAGTACGGCGGCCTGGGTGAGTCGTTGCTCACCTACGCGCTGTGCGTCGAGGAGATAGCGCGGGGCTGGATGTCCGTCTCGGGCATCATCAACACCCACTTCATCGTGGCCTACATGCTCAAGCAGCACGGCACGCAGGAGCAGAAGGACCACTTCCTCCCCCGTATGGCGCTGGGCGAGGTGCGCGGCGCGTTCTCGATGTCCGAGCCCGGGCTCGGCTCGGACGTGTCGGCCATCACCTCGAAGGCGGTGAAGGACGGCGACGAGTACGTCCTGAACGGCCAGAAGATGTGGCTGACGAACGGCGGCACCTCGACGCTGGTGGCCGTTCTGGTCCGAAGTGACGAAGGACACCCCGAAGGCACCGCGCCGCACAAGTCCATGACGACCTTCCTCGTCGAGAAGGAGCCGGGCTTCGGCGAGGTCCGTCCGGGCCTGACGATCCCGGGCAAGATCGACAAGATGGGCTACAAGGGCGTCGACACGACCGAGCTCATCATGGACGGACTGCGCATTCCGGCCAATCGGGTGCTCGGCGGCCAGACCGGCCGAGGGTTTTACCAAATGATGGACGGGGTCGAGGTCGGCCGCGTGAACGTGGCGGCGCGTGGTTGTGGCGTCGCCCAGCGTGCGTTCGAGCTGGGTGTCTCCTATGCCCAACAACGTCACACTTTCGGCAAGGCGATCGCCGAACACCAGGCCATCCAGTTCAAGCTCGCCGAGATGGCTACCAAGGTCGAAGCGGCCCATGCGATGATGGTCAATGCAGCACGCAAAAAGGACTCTGGGGAACGAAACGACCTCGAAGCAGGGATGGCGAAGTACCTCGCCTCCGAGTACTGCAAGGAGGTGGTGGAGGACGCCTTCCGTATCCACGGCGGATACGGCTTCTCGAAGGAGTACGAGATCGAGCGCCTCTACCGCGAAGCCCCGATGCTGCTCATCGGTGAAGGTACGGCCGAGATCCAGAAAATGATCATCGGGCGACGCCTTCTCGAGGAGTACCGACTCCAGGGCTGA
- a CDS encoding MaoC family dehydratase: protein MQFGRTYEEFEIGAVYKHWPGKTVTEYDDHLFCLLTMNHHPLHMDSNYAENTTDFGKNVVVGNYIYSLLLGMSVPDVSGKAIANLEIESLRHVAPTFHGDTIYGETTVLDKTPSKSKNDRGIVYVETKGYKQDGTLVCVFRRKVMVPTETYIKERGGEQPGRPTLKEQGK from the coding sequence ATGCAGTTCGGACGCACGTACGAAGAGTTCGAGATCGGTGCGGTCTACAAGCACTGGCCCGGAAAAACGGTCACCGAATACGACGACCACCTCTTCTGTCTGCTGACCATGAACCACCACCCGCTCCACATGGACAGCAACTACGCGGAGAACACGACCGACTTCGGCAAGAACGTCGTCGTGGGCAACTACATCTACTCCCTGCTGCTGGGCATGTCGGTCCCCGACGTCTCGGGCAAGGCCATCGCCAACCTGGAGATCGAGTCGCTGCGCCACGTGGCGCCGACCTTCCACGGCGACACCATCTACGGCGAGACCACGGTCCTCGACAAGACCCCGTCGAAGTCGAAGAACGACCGCGGGATCGTCTACGTGGAGACCAAGGGCTACAAGCAGGACGGCACCCTCGTCTGCGTCTTCCGGCGCAAGGTGATGGTTCCGACGGAGACCTACATCAAGGAGCGCGGCGGCGAGCAGCCCGGCCGCCCCACGCTGAAGGAACAGGGGAAGTAG
- a CDS encoding protein meaA, producing the protein MTERQKDRPWLMRTYAGHSTAEASNELYRRNLAKGQTGLSVAFDLPTQTGYDPDHVLARGEVGRVGVPVSHLGDMRRLFQDIPLEQMNTSMTINATAMWLLALYQVAAEEQGADIALLQGTTQNDIVKEYLSRGTHVFPPGPSLRLTTDMIAYTVNHIPKWNPINICSYHLQEAGATPVQEISYAMSTAIAVLDSVRDSGQVPEERFGEVVARISFFVNAGVRFIEEMCKMRAFGRIWDKVTLERYGIDNTKQRRFRYGVQVNSLGLTEAQPENNVQRIVLEMLAVTLSKDARARAVQLPAWNEALGLPRPWDQQWSLRIQQVLAHESDLLEYEDIFAGSTVIEAKVDSLVTECLAEIDRIEEMGGAMAAVESGYLKSQLVSSHAERRARIEDGEDKIVGVNCFQQTEENPLTADLDGAIMTVDGALEAQTVERIGRWKAERQESSDRQGGGDPFVFPTVRQSLDRLKDAAAGTENLMEATLECARAGVTTGEWAGALREVFGEFRAPTGVSSAPVAVTAEAGTPMALVRAKVSRTADELGSGRLRLLVGKPGLDGHSNGAEQIAVRARDAGFEVVYQGIRLTPEEISSAALAEDVHCVGLSILSGSHSALVPDVLERLRLAGAGDIPVIVGGIIPNADAVTLKAAGVAAVFTPKDFGITEIIGRIVDEIRKANKLHPLDDADTVDIADTADIAESTEVPA; encoded by the coding sequence ATGACAGAGCGCCAGAAGGACCGTCCGTGGCTCATGCGGACGTACGCCGGCCACTCCACGGCCGAGGCGTCCAACGAGCTGTACCGCCGCAACCTCGCCAAGGGCCAGACCGGCCTGTCGGTCGCGTTCGACCTGCCGACGCAGACCGGCTACGACCCCGACCACGTCCTCGCCCGCGGCGAGGTGGGCCGGGTCGGGGTCCCGGTCTCCCACCTGGGCGACATGCGGAGGCTGTTCCAGGACATCCCCCTGGAACAGATGAACACCTCGATGACGATCAACGCCACCGCCATGTGGCTGCTGGCGCTCTACCAGGTGGCCGCCGAGGAGCAGGGCGCGGACATCGCCCTGCTCCAGGGCACCACCCAGAACGACATCGTCAAGGAGTACCTCTCGCGCGGGACGCACGTCTTCCCGCCCGGGCCGTCCCTCCGCCTGACGACGGACATGATCGCGTACACGGTCAACCACATCCCGAAGTGGAACCCGATCAACATCTGCTCGTACCACCTCCAGGAGGCCGGGGCCACCCCGGTCCAGGAGATCTCGTACGCGATGTCGACCGCGATCGCCGTACTGGACTCGGTGCGCGACTCGGGCCAGGTGCCCGAGGAGCGCTTCGGCGAGGTGGTCGCCCGCATCTCCTTCTTCGTGAACGCGGGCGTCCGCTTCATCGAGGAGATGTGCAAGATGCGCGCCTTCGGCCGCATCTGGGACAAGGTCACCCTGGAGCGCTACGGCATCGACAACACGAAGCAGCGCCGCTTCCGGTACGGCGTCCAGGTCAACTCCCTGGGGCTGACCGAGGCCCAGCCGGAGAACAACGTCCAGCGCATCGTGTTGGAGATGCTCGCGGTCACCCTCTCCAAGGACGCCCGCGCCCGCGCCGTGCAGCTGCCCGCCTGGAACGAGGCGCTGGGCCTGCCCCGGCCCTGGGACCAGCAGTGGTCGCTGCGCATCCAGCAGGTCCTCGCGCACGAGAGCGACCTCCTGGAGTACGAGGACATCTTCGCGGGCTCGACCGTCATCGAGGCCAAGGTGGACTCGCTGGTGACGGAGTGCCTGGCCGAGATCGACCGGATCGAGGAGATGGGCGGCGCCATGGCGGCCGTCGAATCGGGCTACCTCAAGTCCCAGCTGGTCTCCTCGCACGCCGAGCGGCGGGCCCGGATCGAGGACGGCGAGGACAAGATCGTCGGCGTCAACTGCTTCCAGCAGACCGAGGAGAACCCGCTCACCGCCGACCTGGACGGCGCCATCATGACGGTGGACGGGGCGCTGGAGGCCCAGACCGTCGAGCGCATCGGCCGCTGGAAGGCCGAGCGCCAGGAGTCCTCCGACCGGCAGGGCGGGGGCGACCCGTTCGTCTTCCCCACCGTGCGCCAGTCCCTGGACCGGCTGAAGGACGCCGCGGCCGGGACCGAGAACCTGATGGAGGCCACGCTGGAGTGCGCCCGGGCGGGCGTCACCACCGGCGAGTGGGCCGGCGCGCTGCGCGAGGTGTTCGGCGAGTTCCGCGCCCCGACCGGTGTCTCCTCGGCCCCGGTGGCGGTCACGGCCGAGGCGGGCACCCCGATGGCGCTGGTCCGCGCGAAGGTCTCCCGTACGGCCGACGAGCTGGGCTCCGGCCGGCTGCGGCTGCTGGTCGGCAAGCCCGGCCTGGACGGGCACTCCAACGGCGCCGAGCAGATCGCCGTCCGGGCCCGCGACGCCGGATTCGAGGTGGTCTACCAGGGCATCCGGCTGACACCCGAGGAGATCTCCTCGGCGGCGCTGGCCGAGGACGTGCACTGCGTGGGACTGTCCATCCTGTCCGGTTCGCACAGCGCCCTCGTCCCCGACGTGCTGGAACGTCTGCGTCTGGCGGGGGCGGGCGACATCCCCGTCATCGTGGGCGGCATCATTCCGAATGCCGACGCGGTGACACTCAAGGCGGCCGGCGTGGCCGCCGTGTTCACCCCCAAGGACTTCGGCATCACGGAGATCATCGGCCGTATCGTCGACGAGATCCGCAAGGCCAACAAGCTCCACCCCCTCGACGACGCCGACACGGTCGACATCGCCGACACAGCTGACATCGCCGAAAGCACGGAGGTCCCCGCATGA
- a CDS encoding phosphatidylserine decarboxylase gives MPHSQTSAPRVGLLGGRLARGASPWLLPTVATAALSLTRARKSGRWAAAAVPATALAAGMLWFFRDPEREITQGRVISPADGVVQSIMPWKDGRTRVAIFMSPLNVHVNRAPLAGTVTSVEHIPGGFVPAFNKESENNERVVWHFDTELGDIEMVQIAGAVARRIVPYLPAGTKVEQGERIGLIRFGSRVDIYLPEGVEVAVEVGQATTAGVTRIDRD, from the coding sequence ATGCCCCACAGCCAAACCTCTGCACCTCGCGTCGGCCTCCTCGGTGGACGTCTCGCACGCGGAGCATCGCCGTGGCTTCTGCCGACCGTCGCCACCGCGGCCCTCAGCCTCACCCGGGCGCGCAAGTCCGGGCGCTGGGCCGCGGCGGCCGTGCCCGCCACCGCGCTCGCCGCGGGCATGCTGTGGTTCTTCCGCGACCCCGAGCGTGAGATCACGCAGGGTCGGGTCATCTCCCCCGCCGACGGTGTGGTGCAGAGCATCATGCCGTGGAAGGACGGACGGACCCGCGTCGCGATCTTCATGAGCCCGCTGAACGTCCACGTCAACCGCGCGCCCCTGGCGGGCACGGTGACGTCCGTGGAGCACATCCCCGGCGGGTTCGTCCCGGCGTTCAACAAGGAGAGCGAGAACAACGAGCGCGTCGTCTGGCACTTCGACACCGAGCTCGGCGACATCGAGATGGTGCAGATCGCCGGCGCGGTCGCGCGTCGGATCGTCCCGTACCTGCCGGCCGGCACCAAGGTGGAGCAGGGCGAACGCATCGGTCTGATCCGCTTCGGATCCCGCGTCGACATCTACCTCCCCGAGGGTGTCGAGGTCGCGGTCGAGGTCGGTCAGGCCACCACCGCGGGGGTGACCCGAATTGACCGTGACTGA
- the ccrA gene encoding crotonyl-CoA carboxylase/reductase: protein MKDILEAIQSQAATPADFAALPLPDSYRAITVHKDEAGMFEGLTTREKDPRKSLHLDNVPVPELGPGEALVAVMASSVNYNSVWTSIFEPVSTFSFLERYGRLSDLSKRHDLPYHVIGSDLAGVVLRTGPGVNSWQPGDEVVAHCLSVELESSDGHNDTMLDPEQRIWGFETNFGGLAEIALVKSNQLMPKPDHLSWEEAASPGLVNSTAYRQLVSRNGAGMKQGDNVLIWGASGGLGSYATQFALAGGANPICVVSSDQKADICRSMGATAIIDRNAEGYKFWKDEHTQDPKEWKRFGKRIRELTGGEDIDIVFEHPGRETFGASVYVTRKGGTITTCASTSGYMHEYDNRYLWMSLKRIIGSHFANYREAWEANRLISKGKIHPTLSKVYSLEETGQAAYDVHRNLHQGKVGVLALAPEEGLGVRDHELRATHLDAINRFRNV from the coding sequence GTGAAGGACATTCTGGAAGCCATCCAGTCGCAGGCCGCCACGCCCGCCGACTTCGCGGCCCTGCCGCTCCCCGACTCGTACCGCGCGATCACCGTGCACAAGGACGAGGCGGGGATGTTCGAGGGGCTCACGACCCGTGAGAAGGACCCCCGCAAGTCCCTGCACCTGGACAACGTCCCCGTCCCGGAGCTCGGCCCGGGCGAGGCCCTGGTCGCCGTCATGGCCTCCTCGGTCAACTACAACTCCGTGTGGACCTCGATCTTCGAGCCGGTGTCCACCTTCAGCTTCCTGGAGCGCTACGGGCGCCTGTCCGACCTCAGCAAGCGCCACGACCTGCCGTACCACGTCATCGGCTCCGACCTCGCGGGCGTCGTCCTGCGCACCGGTCCCGGCGTGAACTCCTGGCAGCCCGGCGACGAGGTCGTCGCCCACTGCCTCTCGGTGGAGCTGGAGTCCTCCGACGGCCACAACGACACGATGCTCGACCCCGAGCAGCGCATCTGGGGCTTCGAGACCAACTTCGGCGGCCTGGCGGAGATCGCCCTGGTCAAGTCCAACCAGCTGATGCCCAAGCCCGACCACCTCAGCTGGGAGGAGGCCGCCTCCCCGGGCCTGGTCAACTCCACCGCCTACCGCCAGCTGGTCTCGCGCAACGGCGCCGGCATGAAGCAGGGCGACAACGTCCTGATCTGGGGCGCCAGCGGCGGCCTCGGCTCCTACGCCACCCAGTTCGCGCTGGCCGGCGGGGCCAACCCGATCTGTGTCGTCTCCAGCGACCAGAAGGCGGACATCTGCCGGTCGATGGGCGCGACCGCGATCATCGACCGCAACGCCGAGGGCTACAAGTTCTGGAAGGACGAGCACACCCAGGACCCCAAGGAGTGGAAGCGCTTCGGCAAGCGCATCCGCGAGCTGACCGGCGGCGAGGACATCGACATCGTCTTCGAGCACCCCGGCCGCGAGACCTTCGGCGCGAGCGTCTACGTCACCCGCAAGGGCGGCACCATCACCACCTGCGCCTCGACCTCGGGCTACATGCACGAGTACGACAACCGCTACCTGTGGATGTCGCTCAAGCGCATCATCGGCTCGCACTTCGCGAACTACCGCGAGGCGTGGGAGGCCAACCGCCTGATCTCGAAGGGCAAGATCCACCCCACCCTCTCGAAGGTCTACTCCCTGGAGGAGACCGGCCAGGCCGCCTACGACGTCCACCGCAACCTCCACCAGGGCAAGGTCGGCGTCCTCGCGCTCGCCCCCGAGGAGGGCCTGGGCGTCCGCGACCACGAGCTGCGCGCGACGCACCTCGACGCGATCAACCGCTTCCGTAACGTCTGA
- the pssA gene encoding CDP-diacylglycerol--serine O-phosphatidyltransferase, whose translation MPLSLRLSIADTLTLGNATCGFMAVYFTTTGILIPHLTGSGESGMARSSAATAVILMLLAAVFDLFDGIVARKLRSSPMGAELDNLSDLISFGLAPAYFVLVYGMVADDAVQKMSALAAIVVLLAVVLRLARFSCVTMKDGMFQGMPSPFGALTVVSIVLLELPFVPTLLAIVGVAWLMVSRVEYPKPRGVLAVAMLSWIVAAMGLLAAWAFDAPGGQLLLQTGCALQIAMAATIPLFATTRRANTFRHNRREARATQAP comes from the coding sequence ATGCCGCTCTCCCTGCGGCTGTCGATAGCGGACACCCTCACCCTCGGCAACGCCACCTGCGGCTTCATGGCGGTGTACTTCACCACCACCGGGATCCTGATCCCGCACCTCACCGGCAGCGGTGAGTCGGGCATGGCCCGCAGCAGCGCCGCGACGGCCGTGATACTGATGCTGCTCGCCGCGGTCTTCGACCTCTTCGACGGCATCGTGGCCCGCAAGCTGCGCAGCTCGCCGATGGGCGCGGAGCTGGACAACCTGTCCGACCTGATCAGCTTCGGGCTGGCGCCCGCGTACTTCGTCCTCGTCTACGGCATGGTCGCCGACGACGCGGTCCAGAAGATGTCGGCGCTGGCGGCGATCGTGGTGCTGCTGGCCGTGGTGCTGCGGCTCGCGAGATTCAGCTGCGTGACGATGAAGGACGGCATGTTCCAGGGCATGCCGAGCCCCTTCGGCGCGCTGACCGTCGTCTCGATCGTGCTGCTGGAGCTGCCGTTCGTCCCGACGCTGCTGGCGATCGTCGGGGTGGCCTGGCTGATGGTGAGCCGGGTCGAGTACCCCAAGCCGCGGGGTGTCCTCGCGGTGGCGATGCTGAGCTGGATCGTCGCGGCGATGGGGCTGCTGGCCGCCTGGGCGTTCGACGCCCCCGGTGGTCAGCTGCTGCTGCAGACCGGCTGCGCGCTGCAGATCGCCATGGCGGCGACCATCCCGCTGTTCGCGACGACCCGTCGTGCGAACACGTTCCGCCACAACCGGCGCGAGGCACGGGCCACGCAGGCCCCGTAG
- a CDS encoding HpcH/HpaI aldolase/citrate lyase family protein — MTTPTSPVNRLRPRRSCLAVPGSNPRFLEKAQGLPADQVFLDLEDACAPLAKEGARHTIVDALNQGDWTGKTRVVRVNDWTTHWTYRDVITVVEGAGQNLDCIMLPKVQDAQQVVALDLLLTQIEKTMGFEVGKIGIEAQIENAKGLVNVDEIAGASPRLETIIFGPADFMASINMKSLVVGMQPPGYGADAYHYILMRILMAARMHDLQAIDGPFLQIKNVDGYREVAGRAAALGFDGKWVLHPGQVDAANEVFSPSQEDYDHAELILDAYDWCTSEAGGKKGSAMLGDEMIDEASRKMALVISGKGRAAGMRRTTKFEIPEA, encoded by the coding sequence ATGACCACGCCCACTTCCCCGGTCAACCGGCTCCGGCCGCGCCGCTCCTGCCTCGCGGTGCCGGGTTCCAACCCCCGGTTCCTGGAGAAGGCCCAGGGCCTGCCGGCCGACCAGGTCTTCCTCGACCTGGAGGACGCCTGCGCCCCCCTCGCCAAGGAAGGCGCCCGCCACACCATCGTGGACGCGCTGAACCAGGGCGACTGGACGGGCAAGACCCGGGTCGTGCGTGTCAACGACTGGACCACGCACTGGACGTACCGCGACGTCATCACGGTCGTCGAGGGCGCGGGCCAGAACCTCGACTGCATCATGCTCCCGAAGGTCCAGGACGCGCAGCAGGTCGTGGCGCTGGACCTGCTGCTGACCCAGATCGAGAAGACCATGGGCTTCGAGGTCGGCAAGATCGGCATCGAGGCGCAGATCGAGAACGCCAAGGGCCTGGTGAACGTCGACGAGATCGCCGGCGCCTCCCCCCGGCTGGAGACCATCATCTTCGGCCCCGCCGACTTCATGGCCTCGATCAACATGAAGTCCCTGGTCGTGGGCATGCAGCCGCCCGGGTACGGGGCGGACGCCTACCACTACATCCTGATGCGGATCCTGATGGCGGCCCGCATGCACGACCTCCAGGCGATCGACGGCCCCTTCCTCCAGATCAAGAACGTGGACGGGTACCGCGAGGTCGCCGGCCGCGCGGCCGCCCTCGGCTTCGACGGCAAGTGGGTGCTGCACCCCGGCCAGGTCGACGCCGCCAACGAGGTCTTCTCCCCCTCTCAGGAGGACTACGACCACGCCGAGCTGATCCTCGACGCGTACGACTGGTGCACCTCCGAGGCCGGTGGCAAGAAGGGGTCGGCGATGCTCGGCGACGAGATGATCGACGAGGCCAGCCGCAAGATGGCCCTGGTCATCTCGGGCAAGGGCCGCGCCGCCGGGATGCGTCGCACCACCAAGTTCGAGATCCCGGAGGCCTGA